From the Gaiellales bacterium genome, one window contains:
- the nth gene encoding endonuclease III — protein MSARSERAVALLDRLAAEHPDAHIALDYTTPIELLVATILSAQCTDARVNMVTPALFARCRTPEDYLSVPPAELEDMIRPTGFFRNKAKAIRAGCADIVERFGGEVPATLDELVTLHGVGRKTAAVVSSNAFGRLDGIAVDTHVGRVSRRLGLTRHTDPVKVERALMRLFPRQRWLQVSDVLIFHGRRVCEARRPRCAECAVKDVCPSSRV, from the coding sequence ATGAGCGCGCGGTCGGAACGTGCGGTCGCGCTGCTCGACCGCCTCGCCGCCGAGCATCCCGACGCGCACATCGCGCTCGACTACACGACCCCGATCGAGCTGCTCGTGGCGACCATCCTCTCCGCGCAGTGCACGGATGCACGGGTCAACATGGTCACTCCGGCCCTCTTCGCGCGCTGCCGCACGCCCGAGGACTATCTCTCCGTGCCGCCTGCCGAGCTGGAGGACATGATCCGCCCGACCGGGTTCTTCCGGAACAAGGCGAAGGCCATCCGCGCCGGGTGCGCGGACATCGTCGAGCGGTTCGGGGGCGAGGTGCCGGCGACCCTCGACGAGCTGGTCACCCTCCACGGCGTCGGCCGCAAGACCGCGGCGGTGGTCTCGTCGAACGCGTTTGGCCGGCTCGACGGGATCGCCGTCGACACGCACGTTGGCCGCGTGTCGCGCCGGCTCGGCCTGACGCGGCACACCGACCCGGTCAAGGTCGAGCGGGCGCTGATGCGGCTGTTCCCGCGCCAACGCTGGCTGCAGGTGTCGGACGTGCTGATCTTCCACGGCCGGCGCGTCTGCGAGGCGCGGCGGCCGCGGTGCGCCGAGTGCGCGGTGAAGGACGTGTGCCCGTCGTCGCGCGTGTGA
- the trxB gene encoding thioredoxin-disulfide reductase, translated as MTEIRDVIIIGGGPAGYTAALYAARANLRPLVFEGFAYGGQLMITSDVENYPGFEEGIMGPELMATMRKQAERFGAELVADDVTRVDFSNRPFKVYVGDEEHVARTVIVATGATARQIGLPSERHLQGMGVSYCAVCDAAFFRDKHVIVVGGGDSAMEETSFLAKFATDVKLVHRRDEFRASKIMIEYARSKPNVEFITSAVVEEVLGTDEQKVTGVRIKDTVTGETRDLPADGLFVAIGHDPTTGLFRGILDMDDAGYLITRDGSTATNIEGVFAAGDVVDHVYRQAVTAAGMGCMAALDAERWLAHSQPVEAAAAASNVA; from the coding sequence ATGACTGAGATTCGCGATGTGATCATCATCGGGGGCGGTCCCGCGGGCTACACGGCGGCGCTGTATGCGGCGCGGGCCAACCTGCGCCCGCTCGTCTTCGAGGGGTTCGCGTACGGCGGCCAGCTGATGATCACGAGCGACGTCGAGAACTACCCCGGCTTCGAGGAAGGCATCATGGGCCCGGAGCTGATGGCGACGATGCGCAAACAGGCGGAGCGCTTCGGCGCCGAGCTGGTCGCAGACGACGTCACCCGCGTCGACTTCTCGAACCGGCCCTTCAAGGTCTATGTGGGCGACGAGGAGCATGTCGCGCGCACCGTGATCGTCGCCACCGGCGCCACCGCGCGCCAGATCGGCCTGCCCAGCGAGCGGCACCTGCAGGGCATGGGCGTCAGCTACTGCGCCGTGTGCGATGCCGCGTTCTTCCGCGACAAGCACGTGATCGTGGTCGGCGGTGGCGACAGCGCGATGGAGGAGACAAGCTTCCTGGCGAAGTTCGCCACCGACGTCAAGCTGGTGCACCGGCGCGACGAGTTCCGTGCGTCGAAGATCATGATCGAGTACGCCCGCTCCAAGCCGAACGTGGAGTTCATCACCAGCGCCGTGGTGGAGGAGGTGCTGGGCACCGATGAGCAGAAGGTGACGGGCGTCAGGATCAAGGACACGGTCACCGGTGAGACGCGCGACCTGCCGGCGGACGGGCTGTTCGTCGCGATCGGCCACGATCCGACGACCGGGCTGTTCCGGGGCATCCTCGACATGGACGACGCGGGATACCTGATCACCAGGGACGGATCCACCGCGACCAACATCGAGGGCGTGTTCGCGGCCGGCGATGTCGTCGACCACGTGTACCGCCAGGCGGTCACGGCGGCGGGCATGGGCTGCATGGCGGCGCTCGACGCCGAGCGGTGGCTGGCCCATTCGCAGCCGGTCGAAGCTGCGGCCGCCGCTTCCAACGTGGCCTGA
- a CDS encoding UvrD-helicase domain-containing protein, with protein sequence MSATRTWNEGQAAAIERRGRVFVSAGAGTGKTSVLIERVIRRLEEGTPLDHLLVITFTDRAADELKRRIRTRLRELDMVDAAAAVETAWISTIHGLCARVLRAHALEAGIDPSFAVASDTEMRILQSEAFASAVEEFGGADAADRLDLLARYGRDRLRRMVTELHDRLRGLGLPLELRPHREPSQGDADYEEERWAVADLALIEQLLGVFHVHYAAVKEQRGRLDFNDLELVARDLLRSRVDVAAGYRDRFAEVMVDEFQDTNRLQVELVELVCGGDLFLVGDEFQSIYRFRRADVSVYREQRERAGGEAIALDENYRSRPHVLDLVNEAYGREFNGRYRDLVAAGTFEGDAPSAVVEMLLTDVRALREDDVAWRRAEAAAIADRVAALVSEGACSPGEVVLLFEAGTDAGTYEDALRERGLPTVRATGRGYYGQQEVSDVLAYLRLLINRTDDRALLGVLASPLVGLSNDGLALIRLATRRAAAIGAFEPARWPQALSEQDNRLGQAFKLRYDRLVDRLAGYSLERLCEAIVAEHDFDLALLARPDGDRRLANVRKLIRLAREYEQLRGPDLEGFVRFCEEQADLAAREGEAAIADEGGDAVVLMTVHSAKGLEFPVVVVADAGRRPGGRGAPDVLLDRQGRVALRACPDTGITRQRLGHKELADDERRAELEEGRRRQYVAMTRAQQHLIVSGGLGKPDDDTPIATLCRVLEVGLHSDGVVEVGRTQVDVRVIGVPEAEPEPDDAPDQLHLFSALESPLPELPELVSAPPPPSVPLRRISYSGLALYDRCGYRFYAQRILRLPERVPERGDQPGMAGVEIGDAVHLLLERQDDRWRERYPDATAENEQLIERMLQSWAASALAARVRALDGVQVELPFAFEIDGVLIRGRFDLYHQSADGTALVVDYKTNRLRDLSPDELVERSYGHQVAIYALAALLGGAPSVEVAYAFLDGPDAVAVRSFTADDVAALEDGIRSSLGPILDGRFQASPGPWCVDCPALDLLCAGPALPA encoded by the coding sequence GTGAGCGCCACGCGCACCTGGAACGAGGGGCAGGCGGCCGCGATCGAGCGCCGCGGGCGCGTGTTCGTGTCCGCGGGGGCGGGCACCGGCAAGACGTCGGTGCTGATCGAGCGCGTGATCCGGCGCCTGGAGGAGGGCACCCCGCTCGACCACCTGCTCGTCATCACCTTCACCGACCGGGCTGCGGACGAGCTGAAGCGCCGGATCCGCACGCGGCTGCGCGAGCTTGACATGGTGGACGCGGCGGCCGCGGTCGAGACGGCGTGGATCTCGACCATCCACGGCCTCTGTGCGCGCGTCCTTCGGGCGCATGCGCTGGAGGCCGGGATCGACCCCTCCTTCGCCGTCGCCTCGGACACCGAGATGCGGATCCTCCAGTCGGAGGCGTTCGCGTCGGCCGTGGAGGAGTTCGGCGGCGCGGATGCCGCCGACCGCCTCGATCTGCTGGCGCGGTATGGGCGCGACCGGCTGCGCCGCATGGTGACGGAGCTGCACGACCGCCTGCGCGGACTCGGTCTGCCTCTCGAGCTGCGCCCGCACCGGGAGCCGTCGCAGGGGGACGCCGACTACGAGGAGGAGCGCTGGGCGGTCGCCGACCTTGCCCTGATCGAGCAGCTGCTCGGCGTCTTCCACGTCCACTACGCGGCCGTGAAGGAGCAGCGCGGGCGGCTCGACTTCAACGATCTCGAGCTGGTCGCGCGCGACCTGCTGCGAAGCCGAGTGGACGTGGCCGCCGGATACCGCGACCGGTTCGCCGAGGTGATGGTCGACGAGTTCCAGGACACGAACCGCCTGCAGGTCGAGCTGGTCGAGCTCGTGTGCGGCGGTGATCTGTTCCTGGTCGGCGACGAGTTTCAGAGCATCTACCGCTTCCGGCGTGCCGACGTCAGCGTCTATCGGGAGCAGCGGGAGCGCGCCGGCGGCGAGGCGATCGCACTGGACGAGAACTACCGCTCGCGCCCGCACGTGCTCGACCTGGTCAACGAGGCGTACGGCCGCGAGTTCAACGGCCGGTATCGCGACCTGGTGGCCGCCGGCACCTTCGAGGGCGACGCACCCTCCGCGGTCGTGGAGATGCTCCTCACCGACGTCCGAGCGCTCCGCGAGGACGACGTCGCGTGGCGGCGGGCGGAGGCGGCGGCAATCGCCGACCGCGTCGCCGCGCTCGTGAGCGAGGGCGCCTGTTCGCCCGGCGAGGTCGTCCTGCTGTTCGAGGCCGGCACGGACGCGGGCACCTATGAGGATGCGCTGCGCGAGCGCGGCCTGCCCACCGTCCGCGCGACGGGGCGCGGGTATTACGGCCAGCAGGAGGTCAGCGATGTGCTCGCGTACCTGCGGCTGCTGATCAACCGCACGGACGACCGCGCGCTGCTCGGGGTGCTGGCGTCGCCGCTGGTCGGCCTCTCCAACGACGGGCTGGCGCTGATCCGGCTCGCCACCCGGCGCGCCGCCGCCATCGGCGCCTTCGAGCCCGCCCGCTGGCCGCAGGCGCTGAGCGAGCAGGACAACCGCCTCGGACAGGCCTTCAAGCTCCGCTACGACCGCCTGGTCGACCGCCTCGCCGGCTACAGCCTCGAGCGGCTGTGCGAGGCGATCGTCGCGGAGCACGACTTCGACCTGGCGCTGCTCGCCCGCCCCGACGGCGACCGGCGCCTGGCCAACGTCCGCAAGCTGATCCGCCTGGCGCGGGAGTACGAGCAGCTGCGCGGCCCCGATCTCGAGGGATTCGTGCGCTTCTGCGAGGAGCAGGCCGACCTTGCCGCCCGCGAGGGCGAGGCCGCGATCGCGGACGAGGGCGGCGACGCGGTGGTGCTGATGACCGTGCACTCGGCCAAGGGCCTCGAGTTCCCCGTGGTCGTGGTCGCCGACGCCGGGCGCCGGCCGGGCGGCCGGGGCGCGCCCGACGTGCTGCTCGACCGGCAGGGCCGTGTCGCCCTGCGGGCCTGCCCGGACACCGGCATCACCCGTCAGCGCCTGGGCCACAAGGAGCTGGCCGACGACGAGCGGCGCGCCGAGCTGGAGGAGGGCCGCCGGCGGCAGTACGTCGCCATGACGCGCGCGCAGCAGCATCTGATCGTCAGCGGCGGCCTCGGCAAGCCGGACGACGACACGCCGATCGCGACCCTCTGCCGCGTGCTCGAGGTGGGATTGCACAGCGACGGCGTCGTGGAGGTCGGCCGCACGCAGGTCGACGTGCGCGTGATCGGCGTGCCGGAGGCGGAGCCCGAGCCGGACGATGCGCCCGACCAGCTGCACCTCTTCTCGGCGCTCGAGTCTCCGCTGCCGGAGCTGCCGGAGCTGGTCTCCGCACCGCCCCCGCCATCCGTGCCGCTCCGCCGGATCTCGTACAGCGGTTTGGCGCTGTACGACCGCTGCGGCTACCGGTTCTACGCGCAGCGCATCCTGCGCCTGCCCGAGCGTGTGCCCGAGCGCGGCGACCAGCCTGGCATGGCCGGCGTCGAGATCGGCGATGCCGTCCACCTGCTGCTCGAGCGGCAGGACGACCGCTGGCGCGAGCGCTATCCCGATGCAACGGCCGAGAACGAGCAGCTGATCGAGCGGATGCTGCAGAGCTGGGCGGCGTCTGCGCTCGCCGCCCGCGTGCGCGCGCTCGACGGCGTGCAGGTGGAGCTGCCGTTCGCGTTCGAGATCGACGGCGTCCTGATCCGCGGCCGCTTCGACCTCTACCACCAGTCGGCCGATGGCACCGCCCTCGTGGTCGACTACAAGACGAACCGGCTGCGCGACCTGTCGCCCGACGAGCTGGTCGAGCGCAGCTACGGCCACCAGGTCGCGATCTATGCGCTGGCCGCGCTGCTCGGCGGCGCACCCAGCGTCGAGGTTGCCTACGCATTCCTCGACGGCCCGGATGCCGTGGCCGTGCGCAGCTTCACGGCGGACGACGTGGCGGCCCTCGAGGACGGCATCCGCTCGTCGCTCGGCCCGATCCTCGACGGCCGGTTCCAGGCCAGCCCCGGCCCCTGGTGTGTGGACTGCCCGGCCCTCGACCTGCTCTGCGCCGGACCCGCCCTCCCCGCATGA
- a CDS encoding PAS domain-containing protein has protein sequence MPRYWICPNCGTRAIDDDGRDGLSHQQVGCVKCGFGFLFELLEDFYPPANAGFVACDNDTRVISCGKGVFELTGYGEGDVLGKPLVEAFGLSGFAGDANPVSVVMEWGVRKLDQPLVLRHRSGRQKAVRVDLFPAYDDDGGLLASLAPRREE, from the coding sequence ATGCCTCGCTACTGGATCTGCCCGAACTGCGGCACCCGCGCCATCGACGACGACGGCCGCGACGGCCTGTCCCACCAGCAGGTCGGCTGTGTCAAGTGCGGCTTCGGCTTCCTGTTCGAGCTGCTGGAGGACTTCTACCCGCCGGCGAACGCCGGGTTCGTCGCGTGCGACAACGACACGCGCGTCATCTCGTGCGGCAAGGGCGTCTTCGAGCTGACGGGGTACGGCGAGGGCGACGTGCTCGGCAAGCCGCTGGTCGAGGCGTTCGGGCTGTCGGGCTTCGCGGGCGACGCCAACCCGGTCAGCGTGGTCATGGAATGGGGTGTGCGCAAGCTCGACCAGCCGCTGGTCCTGCGACACAGAAGTGGCCGCCAGAAGGCCGTCCGCGTCGATCTGTTCCCCGCCTACGACGATGACGGCGGCCTGCTCGCGTCGCTTGCTCCGCGCCGCGAGGAGTAG